From the genome of Eublepharis macularius isolate TG4126 chromosome 12, MPM_Emac_v1.0, whole genome shotgun sequence, one region includes:
- the CCDC106 gene encoding coiled-coil domain-containing protein 106 isoform X1 — protein MSENNHHHQRSGMGRGRRAKQVKEDSETSEISIPLNEPQQMESQMQAQQQLYYGLSPPQNFDEAPEMSAPSLTLVTSMRTQLHMALERNSWLQKRIEDLEEERDFLRCQLDKFISSARLDADDHCRSKQPARRSEISESRNGDVTDDDSLGSWLSASPEEGGSAEHKKQKGGVNRRRFVKPKVRERQRVKDVDGVLCRYKKILYTFQKLQSMSRAFEHHRVDRNTVALTTPIAELLIVAPEKLAEVGEFDSSKERLLEYSRRCFMALDDETLKKVQALKKSKLLLPITYRFKRKTDSPGPAASNPLPLPATPPKLHLPIADCLKR, from the exons ATGAGTGAGAATAATCATCATCACCAACGGTCAGGTATGGGTAGAGGACGTCGTGCAAAGCAAG TGAAAGAAGACAGTGAAACTTCTGAAATATCCATACCCCTCAATGAGCCACAGCAGATGGAGTCACAAATGCAAGCTCAGCAGCAGTTATATTACGGCCTGAGTCCCCCACAGAATTTTGATG AGGCTCCTGAGATGTCAGCTCCCTCGCTGACTCTGGTGACAAGCATGAGGACACAGTTGCACATGGCCCTAGAGAGGAACTCCTGGTTGCAGAAGCGAATTGAGGACTTGGAAGAAGAACGGGACTTCCTGCGTTGCCAGTTAGACAAGTTCATCTCCTCTGCCCGTCTAGATGCTG ACGACCACTGCCGCAGTAAACAGCCCGCACGAAGGTCTGAGATATCTGAGAGTCGGAATGGGGATGTGACAGATGATGACAGCTTGGGATCTTGGCTGAGTGCCAGCCCTGAAGAAGGGGGCTCTGCAGAGCATAAGAAACAGAAAGGAGGGGTTAATCGGCGGCGCTTTGTCAAGCCTAAAGTCCGCGAGAGGCAGAGGG TCAAAGACGTGGACGGGGTGTTGTGCCGCTACAAGAAGATCCTCTACACTTTTCAGAAGCTGCAAAGCATGAGCCGGGCCTTTGAACACCACCGAGTGGACCGGAACACGGTGGCTCTGACGACACCCATAGCCGAGCTCCTCATTGTGGCTCCTGAAAAGCTGGCTGAGGTGGGTGAATTTGACTCCTCCAAGGAGCGCCTGCTGGAGTATTCCCGACGCTGTTTCATGGCACTGGATGACGAGACACTCAAGAAGGTCCAAGCTCTCAAGAAAAGCAAACTCCTTCTGCCCATCACCTACCGATTCAAGCGGAAAACAGACTCCCCTGGCCCGGCTGCCAGCAACCCCCTGCCCTTGCCTGCCACACCACCCAAGCTGCATTTACCCATTGCCGATTGCTTAAAGCGATGA
- the CCDC106 gene encoding coiled-coil domain-containing protein 106 isoform X2 codes for MESQMQAQQQLYYGLSPPQNFDEAPEMSAPSLTLVTSMRTQLHMALERNSWLQKRIEDLEEERDFLRCQLDKFISSARLDADDHCRSKQPARRSEISESRNGDVTDDDSLGSWLSASPEEGGSAEHKKQKGGVNRRRFVKPKVRERQRVKDVDGVLCRYKKILYTFQKLQSMSRAFEHHRVDRNTVALTTPIAELLIVAPEKLAEVGEFDSSKERLLEYSRRCFMALDDETLKKVQALKKSKLLLPITYRFKRKTDSPGPAASNPLPLPATPPKLHLPIADCLKR; via the exons ATGGAGTCACAAATGCAAGCTCAGCAGCAGTTATATTACGGCCTGAGTCCCCCACAGAATTTTGATG AGGCTCCTGAGATGTCAGCTCCCTCGCTGACTCTGGTGACAAGCATGAGGACACAGTTGCACATGGCCCTAGAGAGGAACTCCTGGTTGCAGAAGCGAATTGAGGACTTGGAAGAAGAACGGGACTTCCTGCGTTGCCAGTTAGACAAGTTCATCTCCTCTGCCCGTCTAGATGCTG ACGACCACTGCCGCAGTAAACAGCCCGCACGAAGGTCTGAGATATCTGAGAGTCGGAATGGGGATGTGACAGATGATGACAGCTTGGGATCTTGGCTGAGTGCCAGCCCTGAAGAAGGGGGCTCTGCAGAGCATAAGAAACAGAAAGGAGGGGTTAATCGGCGGCGCTTTGTCAAGCCTAAAGTCCGCGAGAGGCAGAGGG TCAAAGACGTGGACGGGGTGTTGTGCCGCTACAAGAAGATCCTCTACACTTTTCAGAAGCTGCAAAGCATGAGCCGGGCCTTTGAACACCACCGAGTGGACCGGAACACGGTGGCTCTGACGACACCCATAGCCGAGCTCCTCATTGTGGCTCCTGAAAAGCTGGCTGAGGTGGGTGAATTTGACTCCTCCAAGGAGCGCCTGCTGGAGTATTCCCGACGCTGTTTCATGGCACTGGATGACGAGACACTCAAGAAGGTCCAAGCTCTCAAGAAAAGCAAACTCCTTCTGCCCATCACCTACCGATTCAAGCGGAAAACAGACTCCCCTGGCCCGGCTGCCAGCAACCCCCTGCCCTTGCCTGCCACACCACCCAAGCTGCATTTACCCATTGCCGATTGCTTAAAGCGATGA
- the LOC129338261 gene encoding zinc finger protein 581-like produces MELQRHSKSTGNPCRPAETMERPHLQDPTTNMGHIKLELEEEGGNIQIPPPKLSRPPVPSPAGALLQGLNGLPTAGKRAHVPVGTTSIEQGETSRLGRYLLIDSQGLPYTVLVEEGVGTTGATTGGADGGGSGGPLRKVYCCPVCSRTFEYLSYLQRHSITHSESKPHVCRACGKAFKRTSHLERHKYTHSGRKPHQCPICQRSFRDSGELLHHQRVHTGERPYQCEACYMRFGERNTLQRHIRRKHRLQLLPTP; encoded by the coding sequence ATGGAGCTGCAAAGACATTCCAAGTCTACAGGGAATCCCTGTAGACCAGCCGAAACCATGGAACGCCCCCACCTGCAAGACCCCACAACTAACATGGGGCACATCAAGCtggagctggaggaagagggaggaaatATCCAAATACCACCTCCTAAACTGTCTCGCCCACCAGTGCCTTCTCCTGCCGGTGCCCTTCTTCAGGGTTTGAATGGGCTGCCCACAGCTGGCAAACGGGCCCATGTTCCTGTCGGGACAACTAGCATAGAACAAGGAGAAACTTCTCGACTGGGGCGCTACTTGCTGATTGACAGCCAGGGGCTGCCATACACGGTACTGGTTGAAGAGGGGGTAGGGACAACAGGGGCAACCACAGGAGGTGCAGATGGTGGAGGGAGTGGAGGGCCCTTGCGCAAGGTGTACTGCTGTCCAGTGTGTTCACGAACATTTGAGTACCTGTCTTACCTGCAGCGCCACAGCATTACCCACTCAGAAAGCAAGCCACATGTTTGCAGAGCCTGTGGCAAGGCCTTCAAACGCACATCCCACTTGGAGCGCCACAAATATACCCACTCTGGCCGTAAGCCCCATCAATGCCCCATCTGCCAGCGTAGCTTCCGTGACTCTGGGGAGCTCTTGCATCATCAGCGAGTGCACACAGGCGAGCGGCCCTACCAGTGTGAAGCATGCTATATGCGCTTTGGTGAGCGCAACACTCTCCAGAGGCACATCCGCCGGAAGCATCGTCTACAGCTCCTCCCTACACCATAG
- the LOC129338695 gene encoding zinc finger protein 226-like gives METELITVKEENGSVTLPACCLCQRELPELTGSQEQIPQCQACKRIVLEHRNWLPDNQEAQALPADRPYSCSFCPKCFKRASDRRDHERVHTGERPYGCGICGKRFTQSSVLSGHMRIHTGERPFHCGVCFKSFNNGSNFRKHQRIHSQPYRYGAKGNGGKDCIILPVKKQNQPMEGQNGSKRWQGKILRQNGCQSIKELREGEKNRSCDLVGRQNGPYINRLISPDGSNYNVRQPGENVGHFERMKVKQGATNCGPTLETKHGSGRFKTGDSKGRVGELGENGDSNYDQVATQNGHSFRLVKYASGENQAKGLKPRKSGERHAQGEWKQHFASPSGRLDGVSCGKGLLSVGGNKDHIYKLSQDSVVGGYDLDQRPNGDYLKGLKHNGGKGTIADMRRNGAASISGLRQSQYGNATKLSQNVSHGGHINGMSENSTGHFGELRQDGGISKGKQVNFQACTLGKMNSLLPNVSVRTCPESRDVMAWEQPDTELTKRRDGFDECAPLDRHSSPWEPGISDPCSLPYDLSVSPQSHSLQVQVSSTVQLWEEESPYFPFQDPEPYAQHSPATFDSKPFLCFACPKQFRRATDLKEHLRVHTGERPFGCTVCGKRFTQSSALVTHRRLHTGEKPFECTVCRRRFNNSSNFAKHRRLHLQESRGGGSKAVEKTSRNAKPQ, from the coding sequence ATGGAAACTGAGTTGattacagtgaaggaagaaaatgGGTCGGTAACACTCCCAGCTTGTTGCCTGTGCCAGAGGGAACTACCGGAACTTACTGGATCCCAGGAGCAGATTCCACAATGCCAGGCCTGCAAAAGGATCGTCTTGGAGCACAGGAATTGGTTGCCTGACAACCAAGAGGCCCAGGCCCTCCCTGCTGACAGACCTTACAGTTGCTCTTTCTGCCCCAAGTGCTTCAAGAGGGCCTCAGACCGGCGTGACCATGAGCGGGTGCACACAGGAGAAAGGCCGTATGGCTGCGGCATCTGTGGGAAGCGCTTTACTCAGAGCTCAGTGCTTTCTGGCCACATGCGCATCCATACTGGGGAACGACCTTTCCACTGTGGTGTCTGCTTTAAGTCTTTCAACAATGGCTCCAATTTTCGCAAGCACCAACGTATCCATAGCCAACCATACAGATACGGTGCCAAGGGGAATGGTGGGAAGGACTGTATCATCCTTCCTGTGAAGAAGCAGAATCAACCCATGGAAGGACAAAATGGCAGCAAGCGATGGCAGGGCAAAATACTGAGGCAAAATGGTTGCCAAAGCATtaaggaactgagggaaggagagaagaacaggAGCTGTGACCTTGTTGGGAGACAAAATGGTCCTTATATTAACAGGCTAATAAGCCCAGATGGCAGCAATTATAATGTAAGGCAACCTGGTGAAAATGTAGGCCATTTCGAGAGGATGAAAGTAAAGCAAGGTGCCACTAACTGTGGCCCTACCCTTGAAACAAAACATGGAAGTGGCAGATTTAAGACAGGTGACAGCAAAGGACGTGTTGGTGAACTGGGAGAAAATGGGGATAGCAACTATGATCAAGTGGCAACTCAAAATGGTCACAGCTTCAGGCTTGTGAAATATGCTAGTGGGGAAAATCAAGCTAAAGGTCTGAAGCCAAGGAAATCAGGGGAAAGACATGCTCAGGGAGAGTGGAAGCAACATTTTGCCAGCCCCAGTGGCAGGTTAGACGGTGTCAGCTGTGGAAAAGGTCTCTTATCAGTGGGTGGCAACAAGGACCATATTTACAAGCTGAGTCAAGACAGCGTTGTTGGGGGCTATGACTTAGACCAGAGACCTAATGGAGACTACCTCAAAGGGCTGAAGCATAATGGTGGAAAGGGCACCATTGCAGACATGAGGCGGAATGGCGCAGCTTCTATCAGTGGGCTGAGgcaaagtcagtatggcaacgcTACCAAGCTGAGCCAAAATGTCAGCCATGGAGGGCATATCAATGGCATGAGTGAAAATAGCACTGGCCATTTTGGAGAGCTGAGACAGGATGGTGGCATCAGTAAGGGGAAGCAGGTGAACTTTCAAGCATGCACTCTTGGAAAGATGAACTCTCTACTGCCTAACGTGTCTGTCCGGACTTGTCCTGAAAGCAGGGATGTCATGGCCTGGGAACAGCCTGATACGGAGTTAACAAAAAGAAGGGATGGATTTGATGAATGCGCTCCTTTAGACAGGCATTCATCCCCTTGGGAACCAGGTATCTCTGACCCATGCTCTTTGCCTTACGACCTTTCGGTGTCCCCTCAGTCCCACTCGCTGCAAGTCCAGGTCAGCAGCACGGTTCAGCTTTGGGAAGAAGAGAGCCCTTACTTTCCTTTCCAAGATCCTGAGCCTTATGCTCAGCATTCCCCAGCCACATTCGATTCCAAGCCCTTCCTGTGTTTTGCATGCCCCAAGCAGTTCCGACGTGCTACGGATTTGAAGGAACACCTGCGAGTACACACAGGTGAAAGGCCCTTTGGCTGCACTGTCTGTGGTAAGCGGTTCACGCAGAGCTCAGCCCTGGTGACTCACCGCAGGTTGCACACTGGGGAAAAGCCCTTTGAATGCACCGTGTGCCGTCGGCGCTTCAATAACTCTTCCAACTTTGCCAAGCATCGCCGGCTTCATTTGCAGGAGAGCAGGGGGGGTGGCAGTAAAGCAGTGGAGAAAACATCACGGAATGCCAAGCCACAGTGA